A genomic region of Nerophis lumbriciformis linkage group LG28, RoL_Nlum_v2.1, whole genome shotgun sequence contains the following coding sequences:
- the tada3l gene encoding transcriptional adapter 3 isoform X1, with translation MGHNAIFFVHTHIIRNVRRQVPSSIMSELKDCPPLKYYDFKPVEHVKVCPRYTAVLGRSEDDGIGIEELDTLQLELETLLSSANRRLRALEEQRQILTDWQDKKGDKRFLKQGKDPDPAAPSRHKPKKQKIEGKSSHVPGPGPGRPKSKNLQPKVQEYEFTEEAQDIPRTPKNDAPNRFWASVEPYCADITNEEIRLLEELLKPPDDEAEYFKIPALGKHYSQRWAQEDLLEEQREGARANDKKKSLLGGPLSELDAKDVDSLLKKSESQHESPEDGCPFGPLTQRLLQALVEENIISPMEDSPIPDNSGKDANDGAGTSPRSQGKAFSAPHTRSLEARIKDELIAQGLLDSEERPGPGGDCEDEVLVELQKRQAELKALIAHNRARKQELLRLAKEEMHKQELRQRVRVSDNEVMEGFRRIMAARQKKRTPTKKEKDQAWKALKERESILKLLDG, from the exons ATGGGCCACAACGCCATTTTTTTTGTACACACTCATATAATTAGAAATG TCAGGCGTCAGGTACCCAGCAGCATCATGAGCGAGCTGAAGGACTGCCCCCCTCTGAAGTACTATGACTTCAAGCCGGTGGAGCACGTCAAGGTGTGTCCCCGTTACACTGCTGTGTTGGGGCGCTCAGAGGACGATGGGATTGGCATCGAGGAACTGGACACTTTGCAGCTGGAGCTGGAGACGCTCTTGTCCTCAGCCAACCGCCGCCTACGAGCTCTGGAGGAGCAGAGACAG ATCCTCACAGACTGGCAGGACAAAAAGGGAGACAAGCGCTTTCTGAAGCAGGGGAAAGACCCGGACCCTGCTGCGCCGTCTCGCCACAAACCAAAGAAGCAGAAAATAGAGGGCAAGAGTAGTCATGTACCAGGACCTGGTCCCGGCAGACCAAAATCCAAAAACCTACAACCAAAAGTCCAAGAATATGAATTTACAGAAGAAGCTCAGGACATTCCCCGCACTCCTAAAAACGACGCCCCGAACAG ATTCTGGGCATCTGTTGAGCCATATTGTGCTGACATTACAAACGAAGAGATTCGGCTGCTAGAGGAGCTTCTAAAACCGCCAGACGATGAAGCGGAGTACTTTAAA ATTCCAGCATTGGGCAAACACTACTCACAGCGGTGGGCTCAGGAGGATCTGCTAGAGGAGCAGAGAGAAGGAGCTCGAGCCAATGACAAGAAGAAGAGTCTTTTGGGGGGGCCGCTGTCTGAACTTGATGCAAAAG ATGTGGACTCGTTGCTGAAAAAGTCAGAGTCCCAACATGAGTCTCCAGAAGACGGCTGTCCCTTTGGTCCACTCACTCAACGTCTGCTGCAGGCTCTCGTGGAG GAGAACATTATATCCCCCATGGAGGATTCTCCCATACCAGACAATTCGGGGAAGGATGCTAACGATGGAGCTGGGACCTCTCCTCGAAGTCAAGGAAAAGCTTTTAG CGCACCTCACACACGTTCCCTGGAAGCTCGGATCAAAGATGAACTGATTGCCCAGGGACTCCTGGACTCCGAGGAGCGACCTGGACCAGGAGGAGACTGCGAGGACGAGGTCCTGGTGGAGCTCCAGAAAAGACAGGCGGAGCTCAAAGCCCTCATTGCTCACAACAGAGCTCGCAAGCAGGAGCTGCTCAG GCTGGCGAAAGAGGAGATGCACAAGCAGGAGCTGAGGCAGAGAGTCAGGGTGTCCGACAACGAGGTCATGGAGGGTTTTCGGCGAATCATGGCAGCCAGACAGAAGAAGCGTACCCCAACCAAGAAAGAGAAGGACCAAGCTTGGAAAGCTCTGAAGGAGCGTGAAAGCATACTCAAGTTACTGGATGGATGA
- the tada3l gene encoding transcriptional adapter 3 isoform X2, with amino-acid sequence MSELKDCPPLKYYDFKPVEHVKVCPRYTAVLGRSEDDGIGIEELDTLQLELETLLSSANRRLRALEEQRQILTDWQDKKGDKRFLKQGKDPDPAAPSRHKPKKQKIEGKSSHVPGPGPGRPKSKNLQPKVQEYEFTEEAQDIPRTPKNDAPNRFWASVEPYCADITNEEIRLLEELLKPPDDEAEYFKIPALGKHYSQRWAQEDLLEEQREGARANDKKKSLLGGPLSELDAKDVDSLLKKSESQHESPEDGCPFGPLTQRLLQALVEENIISPMEDSPIPDNSGKDANDGAGTSPRSQGKAFSAPHTRSLEARIKDELIAQGLLDSEERPGPGGDCEDEVLVELQKRQAELKALIAHNRARKQELLRLAKEEMHKQELRQRVRVSDNEVMEGFRRIMAARQKKRTPTKKEKDQAWKALKERESILKLLDG; translated from the exons ATGAGCGAGCTGAAGGACTGCCCCCCTCTGAAGTACTATGACTTCAAGCCGGTGGAGCACGTCAAGGTGTGTCCCCGTTACACTGCTGTGTTGGGGCGCTCAGAGGACGATGGGATTGGCATCGAGGAACTGGACACTTTGCAGCTGGAGCTGGAGACGCTCTTGTCCTCAGCCAACCGCCGCCTACGAGCTCTGGAGGAGCAGAGACAG ATCCTCACAGACTGGCAGGACAAAAAGGGAGACAAGCGCTTTCTGAAGCAGGGGAAAGACCCGGACCCTGCTGCGCCGTCTCGCCACAAACCAAAGAAGCAGAAAATAGAGGGCAAGAGTAGTCATGTACCAGGACCTGGTCCCGGCAGACCAAAATCCAAAAACCTACAACCAAAAGTCCAAGAATATGAATTTACAGAAGAAGCTCAGGACATTCCCCGCACTCCTAAAAACGACGCCCCGAACAG ATTCTGGGCATCTGTTGAGCCATATTGTGCTGACATTACAAACGAAGAGATTCGGCTGCTAGAGGAGCTTCTAAAACCGCCAGACGATGAAGCGGAGTACTTTAAA ATTCCAGCATTGGGCAAACACTACTCACAGCGGTGGGCTCAGGAGGATCTGCTAGAGGAGCAGAGAGAAGGAGCTCGAGCCAATGACAAGAAGAAGAGTCTTTTGGGGGGGCCGCTGTCTGAACTTGATGCAAAAG ATGTGGACTCGTTGCTGAAAAAGTCAGAGTCCCAACATGAGTCTCCAGAAGACGGCTGTCCCTTTGGTCCACTCACTCAACGTCTGCTGCAGGCTCTCGTGGAG GAGAACATTATATCCCCCATGGAGGATTCTCCCATACCAGACAATTCGGGGAAGGATGCTAACGATGGAGCTGGGACCTCTCCTCGAAGTCAAGGAAAAGCTTTTAG CGCACCTCACACACGTTCCCTGGAAGCTCGGATCAAAGATGAACTGATTGCCCAGGGACTCCTGGACTCCGAGGAGCGACCTGGACCAGGAGGAGACTGCGAGGACGAGGTCCTGGTGGAGCTCCAGAAAAGACAGGCGGAGCTCAAAGCCCTCATTGCTCACAACAGAGCTCGCAAGCAGGAGCTGCTCAG GCTGGCGAAAGAGGAGATGCACAAGCAGGAGCTGAGGCAGAGAGTCAGGGTGTCCGACAACGAGGTCATGGAGGGTTTTCGGCGAATCATGGCAGCCAGACAGAAGAAGCGTACCCCAACCAAGAAAGAGAAGGACCAAGCTTGGAAAGCTCTGAAGGAGCGTGAAAGCATACTCAAGTTACTGGATGGATGA